The following proteins come from a genomic window of Macaca fascicularis isolate 582-1 chromosome 8, T2T-MFA8v1.1:
- the MAF1 gene encoding repressor of RNA polymerase III transcription MAF1 homolog codes for MKLLENSSFEAINSQLTVETGDAHIIGRIESYSCKMAGDDKHMFKQFCQEGQPHVLEALSPPQTSGLSPSRLSKSQGGEDEGPLSDKCSRKTLFYLIATLNESFRPDYDFSTARSHEFSREPSLSWVVNAVNCSLFSAVREDFKALKPQLWNAVDEEICLAECDIYSYNPDLDSDPFGEDGSLWSFNYFFYNKRLKRIVFFSCRSISGSTYTPSEAGNELDMELGEEELEEESRSGGSEGGAEETNTMEEDRVPVICI; via the exons ATGAAGCTGTTGGAGAACTCGAGCTTTGAAGCCATCAACTCACAGCTGACTGTGGAGACCGGAGACGCCCACATCATCGGCAG GATTGAGAGCTACTCATGTAAGATGGCAGGAGATGACAAACAcatgttcaagcagttctgccagGAGGGCCAGCCCCACGTGCTGGAGGCACTCTCTCCACCCCAGACTTCAGGCCTCAGCCCCAGTAG ACTCAGCAAAAGCCAAGGCGGCGAGGACGAGGGCCCCCTCAGTGACAAGTGCAGCCGCAAGACCCTCTTCTACCTGATTGCCACGCTCAATGAGTCCTTCAGGCCTGACTATGACTTCAGCACAGCCCGCAGCCATGAGTTCAGCCGGGAGCCCAGCCTTAGCTGG GTGGTGAATGCAGTCAACTGCAGTCTGTTCTCAGCTGTGCGGGAGGACTTCAAGGCCCTGAAACCACAGCTGTGGAACGCGGTGGATGAGGAGATCTGCCTGGCTGAATGTGACATCTACAG CTATAACCCAGACTTGGACTCAGACCCCTTCGGGGAGGATGGTAGCCTCTGGTCCTTCAACTACTTCTTCTACAATAAGCGGCTCAAGCGAATTGTTTTCTTCAGCTGCCGTTCCATCAG TGGCTCCACCTACACGCCCTCAGAGGCAGGCAATGAGCTGGACAtggagctgggggaggaggagttggaggaAGAAAGCAGGAGCGGAGGCAGTGAGGGTGGGGCCGAGGAGACCAACACCATGGAGGAGGACAG GGTCCCAGTGATCTGTATTTGA